The Bacteroidota bacterium genomic interval AGTAGACATGAACCGTAATTGACGCTATGCTTTTATGAGCGGGCTACAAACTTAATACACGTAGCGTGCTTATGCACACGTATTTTATTGGTTCAAGAATTATACCTCAATCGAAGATGTCTTTTTGCAAATAGCAATTTGCAGAGAACATGGGGGATGTTAAAACGGCGTTCGATATGGGCATCTTATCTTGCCACAACTACCTTTTGCACTGCCGTTTGATCAGGCGTGGTGATTCTCAAGAAATACAATCCGGCCGGCGCCTGACTGGCATCCCATTTTATCGTGTGCGTGCCTGCTGGATACATCCCGTCTACTAAAACTTCCATCTGTTGCCCCAGGATGTTGTATATGGCTATGTTCACCATCTGCGATTTTGGCAGCGTTAAGGTCGATGACACATGGGTATTGGCGGGATTGGGAAACGGAGATGTAAGCGTTGAGACCTCACCCCGTGGCTGCTCATCTTCAACCGATACATCCGCCAGGTCAAAACTCCAATAGCCAATAAAGTTCGAGGGAAACCCGCCGACGTACGAAGAATATCCCCCGATATAAATCCCTTTGGTAGTTATCTCGATAGCCTTTACTTCCCATCGTGAGCCCCAAAACG includes:
- a CDS encoding T9SS type A sorting domain-containing protein, which gives rise to FWGSRWEVKAIEITTKGIYIGGYSSYVGGFPSNFIGYWSFDLADVSVEDEQPRGEVSTLTSPFPNPANTHVSSTLTLPKSQMVNIAIYNILGQQMEVLVDGMYPAGTHTIKWDASQAPAGLYFLRITTPDQTAVQKVVVAR